The following proteins are co-located in the Solenopsis invicta isolate M01_SB chromosome 7, UNIL_Sinv_3.0, whole genome shotgun sequence genome:
- the LOC113004777 gene encoding uncharacterized protein LOC113004777, which translates to MVPAAKFPSAETSRARRRRIQNGTKCGRYASEQMPRARTLSWLSENYSWKVGMSPDDYQRIVVQCRRDLLSIIMHRNRDLQSHLSNVLRVETQRIRFETINPENQQQESQVSSHSEDSSCTEKKAISTSPLRIIAPQPYRDDDKFAIRATLAKIHGWMDQRNVNKDTGVCAG; encoded by the exons ATGGTACCTGCAGCAAAGTTTCCATCTGCGGAAACTTCGCGCGCTCGTCGCCGACGCATTCAAAATGGTACGAAATGTGGGAGATATGCTTCGGAGCAGATGCCCCGAGCCAGGACACTTTCATGGCTCAGCGAAAATTATTCGTGGAAAGTCGGTATGTCCCCGGATGATTACCAAAGAATCGTCGTGCAATGTagaagag ATCTATTGAGCATTATCATGCACCGCAACCGTGACCTTCAAAGTCATTTGAGTAATGTTTTGAGGGTGGAAACGCAAAGAATCCGTTTTGAGACGATTAATCCGGAAAATCAGCAGCAAGAGTCACAAGTGTCGTCACATTCGGAAGACTCGTCCTGCACAGAGAAGAAAGCCATCTCGACATCGCCCCTACGAATTATCGCCCCCCAACCTTATCGTGATGACGATAAGTTCGCAATAAGAGCTACCCTGGCGAAAATTCATGGCTGGATGGATcaaagaaatgtaaataaagaCACGGGAGTCTGTGCTGGttga